The proteins below are encoded in one region of Luteolibacter sp. Y139:
- a CDS encoding GDSL-type esterase/lipase family protein, translating into MKSIRVLFAGLAAVSTLAAAPPKPVNPADFKESVKVACIGDSITEGSGLPDPGKNAYPGQLQSLLGDKWKVSNFGLGGRTLLKNGDIPYMKEKAYQDALALLPDVVIIMLGTNDTKPQNWAHETEFVADYTELVKSFQALASKPHIYVCRPCPVIGDGNFGINEKNNKEWIKRIDKLAKDMDLGLIDMHKALEGKDALLPDRVHPNVEGAGEMAKAAYKGVTGKKAPEPAAK; encoded by the coding sequence ATGAAATCCATCCGCGTCCTGTTTGCCGGCCTTGCCGCCGTTTCCACCCTTGCCGCCGCCCCGCCGAAGCCCGTCAATCCCGCCGACTTCAAGGAGTCGGTGAAGGTGGCCTGTATCGGCGATAGCATCACGGAAGGATCGGGACTGCCGGACCCCGGAAAGAACGCTTACCCCGGCCAGCTCCAGAGCCTGTTGGGCGACAAGTGGAAGGTCAGCAACTTCGGCCTCGGCGGACGCACCTTGCTCAAGAATGGCGATATTCCCTACATGAAGGAGAAGGCCTATCAGGACGCGCTCGCGCTTTTGCCAGACGTCGTGATCATCATGCTCGGCACGAATGACACCAAGCCGCAGAACTGGGCGCACGAGACCGAGTTCGTCGCCGACTACACGGAGCTGGTGAAGTCCTTCCAAGCACTGGCGAGCAAGCCGCACATCTACGTGTGCCGTCCGTGCCCGGTCATTGGTGACGGGAACTTCGGCATCAACGAGAAGAACAACAAGGAATGGATCAAGCGCATCGACAAGCTTGCGAAGGACATGGACCTCGGCCTGATCGACATGCACAAGGCGCTTGAGGGCAAGGACGCGCTCCTTCCCGACCGCGTGCACCCGAATGTCGAAGGCGCCGGCGAAATGGCGAAAGCCGCCTACAAGGGCGTGACCGGCAAGAAGGCTCCCGAGCCAGCGGCCAAGTAA
- a CDS encoding response regulator transcription factor, with translation MSASILLVEDEPGIAEVLCDLLRAEGHEVSWAADGNQGLSLATAGTFDLLVLDVMLPGKSGYDICRGVREAGFDGGILMLTARGQVDDRVQGLRTGADDYLVKPFDPDELLARIDALLRRLRKTELTPVMTIRFGAISADFSKGEFLKDGQPLPLSAKEAELLRLLVNHRGQVVTRETILSQIWKDQPFITPRTVDVHIAWLRQKIGDQGHIVTVRGEGYRFEV, from the coding sequence ATGAGCGCGAGCATCCTGCTGGTCGAGGATGAGCCCGGCATCGCCGAGGTTTTGTGCGATCTCTTGCGCGCGGAAGGCCACGAGGTCTCATGGGCCGCGGATGGGAACCAAGGCCTCAGCCTTGCGACCGCCGGAACGTTCGACCTGCTGGTCCTCGATGTCATGTTGCCGGGGAAATCCGGCTACGACATCTGCCGCGGCGTTCGCGAGGCGGGTTTCGATGGCGGCATCCTGATGCTTACGGCAAGAGGGCAGGTGGATGACCGTGTCCAGGGCCTGCGCACCGGTGCGGATGATTATCTGGTCAAGCCCTTCGATCCTGACGAACTCCTGGCCCGGATCGATGCCCTGCTGCGGCGCTTGCGGAAGACCGAGCTGACTCCGGTGATGACAATCCGTTTCGGAGCGATCAGCGCCGACTTTTCCAAAGGCGAGTTCCTCAAGGACGGTCAGCCGCTCCCGCTTTCCGCGAAGGAGGCCGAGCTGCTCAGGCTGCTGGTGAATCATCGGGGGCAGGTGGTGACCCGTGAGACGATTCTTTCTCAGATCTGGAAAGATCAGCCCTTCATCACGCCACGGACCGTGGACGTCCACATTGCCTGGCTGCGCCAGAAGATCGGCGATCAGGGGCACATCGTCACGGTGCGGGGGGAGGGGTATCGGTTCGAGGTATGA